The following proteins are encoded in a genomic region of Phycisphaera sp.:
- the fusA gene encoding elongation factor G, which yields MAVRNPSTIRNILLAGHAGAGKTLLTERLLSAAGATNRMGSIEDGNTVTDWTDEAKKHGHSLSSSLAHYERNGTMVTLIDTPGLTDFFGQAIAGLPAAGLVGVVVDAAKGIETSTRRIMATAQQRNIPRMIIINGIDEPQADLEAVVGKLRDTFGAICVPVNLPNANRDGVVDVLGENTSGDTAFGDVESAHTSIVEQVVEVEDSLMTQYLEGGAASLDRKAVHDAFEQALREAHLVPICFVSAKTGAGADALLDLIENQCPSPLETNPRTFEKLDDDGQLTESFEPKPDASQPLLAHVFKVSSDPFVGKLGIMKIHQGTLKVKDEVYFGEGRKPIRVNTLFRLQGKDHVDVAEAGPGEIVAVSKIDDIAFNTVVHAHANEHLRLRPLPLPKPMYGVAVELANHKDESKFGPAIAKLQAEDPCFIMDRVAATKETVLRGLGEMHLRVMLERMKGQYGIEINTHQPKIAYKETVTANAEGHHRHKKQSGGSGEFGEVYLRVAPLNGEDQETAEANGEHFLFVNATVGGSIPRQFMPAIEKGVRQALTEGAIAGYPMEGVKVEVYDGKYHAVDSKEVAFLKAGKRAFVDACRKAKPALLEPFVEVEVNAPSQYMGDITGDLSTRRGRVQDSMVDGESCMVRAVAPLGELQNYANELKSMTHGAGSYVMDYSHDERTPPQVQAEVIAAYDPHADDD from the coding sequence ATGGCTGTTCGCAACCCTTCAACCATCCGCAACATCCTCTTGGCCGGCCACGCCGGTGCGGGCAAGACCCTGCTAACCGAGCGATTGCTCAGCGCCGCGGGTGCCACCAACCGCATGGGTTCCATCGAAGACGGCAACACCGTGACCGACTGGACCGACGAAGCCAAGAAGCATGGCCACAGCCTGTCCAGCAGCTTGGCCCACTACGAGCGCAACGGCACGATGGTCACGCTCATCGACACGCCCGGGCTCACCGACTTCTTCGGCCAGGCGATCGCCGGCCTGCCCGCCGCCGGCCTGGTCGGGGTCGTCGTCGATGCCGCCAAGGGCATCGAGACCAGCACCCGCCGCATCATGGCCACCGCCCAGCAGCGCAACATCCCGCGCATGATCATCATCAACGGCATCGATGAGCCGCAGGCCGACCTGGAGGCCGTGGTCGGCAAGCTACGCGACACGTTCGGAGCGATCTGCGTGCCCGTGAACCTGCCCAACGCCAACCGCGACGGCGTCGTCGACGTGCTGGGCGAGAACACCAGCGGGGACACCGCCTTCGGCGACGTCGAGAGCGCCCACACAAGCATCGTCGAGCAGGTCGTCGAGGTCGAAGACAGCCTCATGACCCAGTACCTCGAGGGCGGTGCCGCCTCGCTCGACCGCAAGGCCGTTCACGACGCCTTCGAACAGGCCCTGCGTGAGGCCCACCTCGTGCCGATCTGCTTCGTGAGCGCGAAGACCGGTGCCGGGGCCGACGCCCTGCTCGACCTCATCGAGAACCAGTGCCCCAGCCCGCTGGAGACCAACCCGCGCACGTTCGAGAAGCTCGACGACGACGGCCAGCTCACCGAGTCCTTCGAGCCCAAGCCCGACGCCAGCCAGCCGCTGCTGGCCCACGTCTTCAAGGTCTCCAGCGACCCGTTCGTCGGGAAGCTCGGCATCATGAAGATCCACCAGGGCACGCTCAAGGTGAAGGACGAGGTCTACTTCGGCGAAGGCCGCAAGCCCATCCGCGTCAACACCCTCTTCCGACTCCAGGGCAAGGACCACGTCGACGTGGCGGAGGCCGGCCCGGGCGAGATCGTCGCCGTCAGCAAGATCGACGACATCGCCTTCAACACCGTCGTCCACGCACACGCCAACGAGCACCTCCGGCTTCGTCCGCTGCCGCTGCCCAAGCCCATGTACGGCGTCGCCGTCGAACTCGCCAATCACAAGGATGAATCAAAGTTCGGCCCGGCTATCGCCAAGCTGCAAGCCGAAGACCCGTGCTTCATCATGGACCGTGTCGCAGCAACCAAGGAAACCGTGCTCCGCGGCCTGGGCGAGATGCACCTGCGCGTCATGCTCGAACGCATGAAGGGCCAGTACGGCATCGAGATCAACACCCACCAGCCCAAGATCGCTTACAAAGAAACCGTCACCGCCAACGCCGAGGGCCACCACCGCCACAAGAAGCAGTCCGGCGGCTCGGGCGAGTTCGGCGAGGTCTACCTCCGCGTCGCCCCGCTCAACGGGGAGGACCAGGAAACCGCCGAAGCCAACGGCGAGCACTTCCTGTTCGTGAACGCCACTGTGGGCGGGTCGATCCCCCGCCAGTTCATGCCCGCCATCGAGAAGGGCGTCCGCCAGGCACTCACCGAGGGCGCCATCGCCGGCTACCCGATGGAGGGCGTCAAGGTCGAAGTCTACGACGGCAAGTACCACGCCGTCGATTCGAAGGAAGTCGCGTTCCTCAAGGCCGGCAAGCGGGCTTTCGTCGACGCCTGCCGCAAGGCCAAGCCTGCATTGCTCGAGCCCTTCGTTGAAGTCGAAGTCAACGCGCCATCACAATACATGGGCGATATCACGGGCGACCTGTCAACCCGGCGAGGCCGCGTGCAAGACTCTATGGTCGACGGCGAGAGCTGCATGGTCCGGGCTGTCGCGCCCCTGGGCGAGCTCCAGAACTACGCCAACGAGCTCAAGAGCATGACCCATGGAGCCGGTAGCTACGTCATGGACTACAGCCACGACGAACGCACGCCGCCCCAGGTCCAGGCCGAAGTCATCGCCGCGTATGACCCGCATGCGGACGACGACTGA
- a CDS encoding 2-C-methyl-D-erythritol 4-phosphate cytidylyltransferase — MPPPHNSPLRIAAIICAAGSGTRFGVSSGSKLDKDIHGKAVLERAVEAIASQPDVVATVVAGPADPDVLAAFRSRHEQHLSTLGATICPGGVTERYETVKASLDHIRATLTNIDAVLVHDAARPCTPRLVVRRVIDALASHAAVVPAVPIGDTLKRATPESDATTHRVDQTINRRDLFACQTPQGFHLDLILRAYDQSDLTSTDDAQLVERLGDPVLLVTGDPRNVKITRPEDLDLVRAIWPTL, encoded by the coding sequence GTGCCGCCCCCACACAACAGCCCGCTCCGCATCGCCGCCATCATCTGTGCCGCGGGCTCGGGCACCCGCTTCGGCGTCTCGAGCGGCAGCAAGCTCGACAAGGACATCCACGGCAAGGCCGTCCTGGAACGCGCCGTCGAGGCCATCGCCAGCCAACCCGACGTCGTCGCCACCGTCGTGGCCGGCCCGGCCGATCCTGATGTATTAGCCGCCTTCCGATCGCGCCACGAGCAGCACCTAAGTACTCTGGGAGCCACGATCTGCCCCGGCGGAGTCACCGAGCGGTACGAGACCGTCAAGGCCAGCCTTGACCACATTCGAGCAACCCTGACCAACATCGACGCCGTACTCGTCCACGACGCGGCCCGACCATGCACGCCACGATTGGTCGTCCGCCGCGTGATCGATGCCCTGGCGAGCCATGCGGCCGTCGTGCCAGCGGTCCCCATCGGTGACACGCTCAAGCGGGCCACGCCGGAGTCGGACGCAACGACCCATCGTGTCGACCAAACGATCAACCGGCGCGACCTCTTCGCCTGCCAGACGCCACAGGGCTTCCACCTCGACCTGATCCTTCGCGCCTACGACCAGAGCGACCTGACCAGCACCGACGACGCCCAGCTCGTAGAGCGACTGGGCGACCCGGTGCTGCTCGTAACCGGCGATCCCCGCAACGTGAAGATCACCCGGCCAGAAGACCTGGACTTGGTGCGGGCCATCTGGCCCACGCTGTAG
- the lexA gene encoding transcriptional repressor LexA, which produces MNLTPKQLRILRLIRDWRIRRGYSPTMQELADEIGVSKVTVFEHVEALIKKGALVREPNRARSLSIAEGISVPDESRPMRYPLVGKIAAGYPIEKVADTDEVDLQQLVGNPSDASRSMFALKVDGDSMRDEGILDGDYVLIERSPTAHNGDRVVALLPDGATTLKTFFREADHIRLQPANPDFEPIRVKHCEVQGVVRSVIRKY; this is translated from the coding sequence ATGAATCTCACACCAAAGCAACTCCGCATCCTTCGGCTGATTCGCGATTGGCGGATTCGCCGTGGCTATTCACCGACGATGCAGGAGCTCGCCGACGAAATCGGCGTCAGCAAGGTAACCGTGTTCGAGCACGTCGAGGCGCTCATCAAGAAAGGCGCTCTTGTGCGCGAGCCCAACAGGGCACGCTCTTTGTCGATCGCTGAGGGGATCTCCGTCCCCGACGAGTCGCGTCCGATGCGGTACCCGCTGGTGGGCAAGATCGCGGCCGGCTACCCGATCGAGAAGGTGGCCGACACCGATGAGGTCGACCTCCAGCAACTCGTGGGCAACCCTTCCGACGCCTCTCGGTCTATGTTCGCCCTGAAGGTTGACGGCGACTCGATGCGCGACGAGGGCATCCTGGACGGCGATTACGTGCTCATCGAGCGCAGCCCGACGGCCCATAACGGCGACCGCGTCGTAGCCTTGCTGCCCGATGGGGCGACCACGCTGAAGACCTTCTTCCGCGAGGCTGACCACATCCGGTTGCAGCCGGCCAACCCGGACTTCGAGCCCATCCGCGTGAAGCACTGCGAGGTGCAGGGCGTGGTGCGGAGCGTGATCCGCAAGTACTGA
- the dprA gene encoding DNA-processing protein DprA, with protein MTVSGAIQPETGKTRTDTRPSARAVLALTLVPELGPRRIRRLVSIMGGPDAALGASMADLASIPSVGEPLARKLSRGLAEARREVEERLEHVLAAGVELLPFDDPDYPPQLAGDEHAPTMLYVRGSVEALALDGVGLVGARKCSAYGVDQVGRFAGILAQAGWSIVSGGARGIDTAAHHAALRSGGVTVAVLGCGLDHNYPAENAELFEKIVENGGAVVSELPMSCRPEAKNFPARNRIIAGLSHGILVVEAGEKSGALITARLAGEMGREVMALPGRVDVESSRGCHALIRDGVTLVATPADVEEALASFRDWPAPAAGLFAESSETPDPREGTGGDRTPNSIEDRVLDALGEALTLDQLCERVALPPEQVRATVTLLEIRRRIRREGMRLVRNR; from the coding sequence ATGACGGTGAGCGGCGCGATCCAGCCCGAAACCGGCAAGACCCGGACCGACACCCGGCCCAGCGCCCGGGCGGTGCTAGCGCTAACGCTCGTCCCCGAACTGGGCCCCCGACGGATCCGCCGATTGGTTTCCATCATGGGCGGGCCGGATGCCGCGCTCGGGGCGTCGATGGCCGATCTCGCTTCGATCCCGTCGGTGGGTGAGCCGCTCGCGCGGAAGCTGAGCCGGGGCTTGGCCGAGGCCCGTAGGGAGGTGGAAGAGCGGCTGGAGCACGTCCTGGCCGCTGGCGTCGAACTCCTGCCCTTCGATGATCCCGACTATCCGCCCCAACTCGCCGGCGACGAGCACGCTCCCACGATGCTTTATGTTCGTGGGTCAGTCGAGGCGCTGGCGCTCGATGGCGTAGGGCTCGTCGGTGCCCGCAAATGCTCGGCGTACGGCGTCGACCAAGTCGGCCGTTTTGCCGGAATTCTGGCCCAGGCGGGCTGGTCGATCGTCTCGGGCGGAGCGCGTGGCATCGATACCGCCGCCCACCACGCCGCGCTTCGGAGCGGCGGGGTGACGGTGGCCGTACTGGGGTGCGGGCTGGATCACAATTACCCGGCCGAGAACGCCGAACTCTTCGAGAAGATTGTCGAGAATGGCGGGGCTGTCGTGTCGGAGTTGCCCATGAGTTGCCGGCCCGAGGCCAAGAACTTCCCGGCCCGCAACCGGATCATCGCGGGGCTCTCGCACGGCATCCTGGTAGTCGAGGCCGGCGAGAAGAGCGGGGCACTCATCACGGCCCGCCTGGCCGGCGAGATGGGCCGCGAGGTCATGGCCCTGCCCGGCCGGGTTGACGTCGAGAGCAGCCGGGGCTGCCACGCCCTGATCCGCGATGGCGTGACCCTGGTGGCCACGCCGGCCGACGTTGAGGAAGCCCTCGCGAGTTTCCGTGATTGGCCAGCACCCGCGGCGGGCTTGTTCGCGGAATCTTCCGAAACCCCCGACCCCAGGGAGGGAACCGGGGGCGATCGGACCCCGAACAGCATAGAGGATCGTGTGCTCGACGCGCTCGGGGAGGCGTTGACGCTCGACCAGTTGTGCGAGCGGGTGGCCCTGCCGCCCGAGCAGGTGCGCGCGACCGTTACCCTGCTGGAAATTCGACGCCGGATCAGGCGTGAAGGGATGAGGCTTGTTCGGAATCGATAA
- a CDS encoding SpoIID/LytB domain-containing protein, which yields MEHGWRSLFGDAGLVRAHLAHPGSGTMAALLGLGLVVSLIAASCQWPGRTRAVIGPSAGGWEVSSVWMGREPTIRVRIVEPTDEVVIAGSRLVMSRDAAGRVKIYRTPLLARVSGGSLQLSEPGGATTTVVGDVEFESADPRSTAYSPPGTLGWFKDTPTIAVAGVKYPGTIRLSASALGVQAINVVEFEQYVAAVASKELYPSWELVAYEAQCIAARSYALQSMELADRRGRAWHVESGTIDQAYPGHTTHERSITAAINTRGRVLTYGGKVLRAYYSSTSGGRSGSAADTWPTGRGYEYNLVPPLQAGSSGHRAVHASDASRLHRWQVVRSTDEVTRRLRAWGERRGHTLKNARAITNIEVARTNRVGRPAQYRVGERNGVSHLLSAEYLRLALNADARGLPDVTNDTRVRSGDLEVTAAGSRFVIRGRGFGHGVGLCQYSAQALAQRGWSGDRILMNFYPGATLERAY from the coding sequence ATGGAACACGGATGGCGTTCTCTGTTCGGCGATGCTGGTCTGGTCCGCGCCCACCTGGCCCACCCCGGCTCGGGCACCATGGCCGCCCTGCTCGGCCTGGGGCTCGTTGTCAGCCTCATCGCGGCGAGTTGCCAATGGCCGGGCCGGACGCGCGCCGTCATCGGGCCGTCCGCTGGTGGTTGGGAGGTCTCGAGCGTCTGGATGGGCCGCGAGCCGACCATCCGAGTTCGCATCGTCGAGCCCACCGACGAGGTCGTTATCGCCGGCTCACGGCTCGTGATGTCGCGCGATGCTGCAGGCCGGGTGAAGATCTATCGCACGCCGCTTCTCGCGCGAGTCTCGGGCGGTAGCTTGCAACTGAGTGAGCCGGGCGGTGCCACGACCACCGTGGTCGGCGATGTCGAGTTCGAATCGGCCGATCCGAGATCGACCGCGTATTCGCCCCCGGGCACCCTTGGCTGGTTCAAGGACACCCCCACCATCGCCGTCGCGGGCGTGAAGTATCCTGGGACAATCCGCCTCTCCGCATCGGCCTTGGGCGTGCAGGCCATCAACGTCGTCGAGTTCGAGCAATACGTTGCCGCCGTCGCGTCGAAGGAGCTCTATCCCTCGTGGGAGCTCGTCGCGTACGAAGCCCAGTGCATCGCGGCGCGTTCCTATGCGTTGCAGTCGATGGAACTCGCCGACCGCCGCGGCCGTGCGTGGCACGTTGAATCGGGCACGATCGATCAGGCCTACCCCGGCCACACCACCCACGAGCGTTCCATCACGGCCGCGATCAACACGCGCGGCCGTGTGCTCACCTACGGCGGCAAGGTCCTGCGAGCCTACTACAGCAGCACGAGCGGCGGGCGTAGCGGCTCGGCCGCCGACACCTGGCCCACTGGCCGCGGCTACGAGTACAACCTCGTTCCCCCACTCCAAGCCGGTTCGTCGGGTCATCGGGCGGTCCACGCCAGCGACGCCTCGCGCCTGCACCGCTGGCAGGTCGTGCGGTCGACCGACGAAGTGACACGTCGCTTGCGCGCTTGGGGCGAACGCCGCGGCCACACGCTCAAGAATGCGCGCGCGATCACCAATATCGAGGTCGCGCGCACCAACCGTGTCGGCCGCCCCGCACAGTACCGCGTAGGCGAACGCAATGGCGTGTCACACCTGCTGAGTGCCGAATACCTCCGCCTCGCGCTCAACGCCGACGCGAGGGGCCTACCCGACGTCACCAACGACACCAGAGTCCGTAGCGGCGACCTTGAGGTCACCGCCGCCGGCTCACGCTTCGTGATCCGCGGCCGCGGCTTCGGGCACGGCGTTGGGCTGTGCCAGTACAGCGCGCAGGCCCTGGCCCAGCGTGGCTGGAGCGGTGATCGCATCCTCATGAACTTCTATCCTGGGGCCACGCTCGAGCGGGCGTACTGA
- a CDS encoding efflux transporter outer membrane subunit, which yields MTRRASIVLGLPTALALSGCAVGPDYEQPESSELVPKSWAGTDEADREPDLRHWWLRFGDDELTALIERSLASSLTLAEARERIIAARARRGIANAERVPQLDAQGSYMRTESGDEAQPFGQSPASTDGDLYSLGVVAGWELDLWGRVARLAEAADAEIGFATEDFRASRVVLIAEVAREVIAVRALDRDLAIVRATVETDRDALDIAAARAAAGFADELDVARARRDLEVNQALIPGLQADRRAAEFRLAVLLGAPAGTISVAERALPVGVAVPDRGVPADLLMRRPDLRRAERDLAAATARVGAAEAQRFPRVKLLGSITLQGPDAGDAINPEAYVLQAGPTISLPVFQGGRIDARVRQAESEQRQALLRLRATALEALAEVETASVRRAQAETRAHRFREAEAAARDAETLSQDRFSAGRVDFLDVTEARRARLFIERNVLNAQRDALLGLIDLYASLGGGWDAPEIGQTSSASGSGA from the coding sequence GTGACCCGTCGCGCGTCGATCGTGCTGGGGCTCCCCACCGCGCTCGCGCTCTCCGGCTGCGCGGTCGGCCCCGACTACGAGCAACCTGAGTCTTCCGAGCTTGTGCCCAAGTCCTGGGCGGGCACGGACGAAGCTGACCGCGAGCCCGACCTGAGGCACTGGTGGCTCCGATTCGGCGACGACGAGCTGACGGCACTCATCGAGCGGTCGCTCGCCTCAAGCCTCACTCTGGCCGAGGCCCGAGAACGCATCATCGCCGCGCGGGCCCGCCGGGGCATCGCCAACGCGGAACGGGTCCCACAGCTTGACGCCCAAGGCTCCTACATGCGTACCGAATCGGGCGATGAAGCCCAACCATTCGGCCAATCGCCCGCGAGCACCGATGGCGACCTGTATTCGTTGGGTGTCGTCGCCGGGTGGGAGCTGGATCTGTGGGGTCGCGTGGCGCGTCTGGCCGAGGCCGCCGACGCCGAGATCGGCTTCGCCACCGAAGACTTCCGCGCCAGCCGCGTGGTGCTCATCGCCGAGGTCGCCCGCGAGGTCATCGCCGTGCGTGCCCTCGATCGCGACCTGGCGATTGTTCGCGCAACCGTCGAGACCGACCGTGATGCGCTGGACATCGCCGCCGCGCGCGCCGCCGCCGGCTTCGCCGACGAGCTCGATGTGGCCCGGGCCCGTCGCGACCTCGAGGTAAACCAGGCGCTCATCCCCGGGCTACAGGCCGACCGCCGCGCCGCCGAGTTCCGTCTCGCGGTTCTCCTGGGCGCTCCGGCTGGCACGATCTCTGTGGCCGAGCGTGCCCTGCCCGTGGGCGTTGCCGTGCCCGACCGCGGCGTGCCGGCCGATCTGCTCATGCGTCGTCCCGATCTTCGGCGGGCCGAGCGTGACCTCGCCGCGGCCACCGCGCGTGTTGGCGCCGCCGAGGCCCAGCGCTTCCCACGTGTCAAGTTGCTGGGCTCGATCACGCTTCAGGGCCCCGACGCGGGCGACGCGATCAACCCCGAGGCCTATGTGCTGCAGGCCGGCCCGACAATCTCGCTGCCGGTCTTCCAGGGCGGGCGCATCGACGCCCGCGTTCGGCAGGCCGAGAGCGAGCAACGACAAGCTCTGTTGCGGTTGCGCGCAACTGCGCTCGAGGCTCTGGCCGAAGTCGAGACCGCAAGCGTCCGCCGTGCGCAGGCCGAGACGCGGGCTCATCGCTTCCGCGAGGCCGAGGCCGCCGCCCGCGACGCCGAGACGCTCTCGCAAGACCGCTTCTCGGCCGGCCGTGTCGACTTCCTGGACGTCACCGAGGCCCGTCGCGCCCGGCTGTTTATTGAGCGGAACGTGCTGAACGCACAGCGCGATGCCCTGCTCGGGTTGATCGACCTCTATGCGTCCCTAGGCGGCGGCTGGGATGCACCGGAGATCGGACAAACCTCGTCGGCGTCGGGGTCGGGCGCTTAA
- a CDS encoding biotin/lipoyl-binding protein: MSTRSRLLTWGLPLVGLSALVMGTGLVVKNRPVTTDETPPRQPTTAPTATDAGVAEDGAAYIGAIGTSEPPGEALAIAAHTAGVITDVYVGIGDSVAPGDPLFTIDTSRAEAEVALREAEIDVVTSDLASLRAAIPPLQASVRSAEASAQSARADLRVAEADLADKQNQFAIAQAVNDPRAISREEVDRRRFAAAQAEARVETARAAILRADASVAAARAELQRFVRADGSGDGPEILAAESRVTRARRAVTRAQADMDLLTVRSPVDGRVLQANARQGEFAPASVPAEGLFVLGRKGTMHLRAEIDEVDIPRFSPSARAWASPRGDASRRILLEFVAIEPLVVPKRNLSGRTSELIDTRVLQVVYALDPSFESPGIGQQFDVYVEATGAGS, from the coding sequence ATGAGTACCCGATCAAGGCTCCTGACGTGGGGGCTACCGCTCGTTGGCCTCTCGGCGCTGGTCATGGGAACCGGGCTGGTGGTCAAGAACCGGCCGGTCACGACCGATGAGACGCCGCCGCGCCAGCCGACGACCGCCCCGACCGCGACCGATGCCGGTGTCGCGGAGGATGGGGCGGCCTACATCGGTGCCATTGGCACCAGCGAGCCGCCGGGCGAGGCTCTGGCGATCGCGGCGCACACGGCCGGCGTCATCACCGACGTATACGTCGGCATCGGCGACTCGGTCGCACCAGGTGATCCGCTGTTCACTATTGACACCAGCCGGGCCGAAGCCGAAGTGGCGCTCCGCGAGGCCGAGATTGACGTCGTAACAAGCGACCTCGCCTCGCTCCGCGCCGCCATCCCGCCGTTGCAAGCCTCGGTGCGATCCGCCGAAGCGTCGGCACAGTCCGCCCGGGCCGACCTACGCGTAGCCGAAGCCGACCTAGCCGACAAGCAGAACCAGTTCGCCATTGCCCAAGCAGTCAATGACCCGCGGGCGATCTCACGCGAAGAGGTCGATCGCCGGAGATTCGCCGCTGCACAGGCCGAGGCCCGTGTCGAGACCGCCCGCGCCGCCATCCTGCGCGCCGATGCGAGCGTCGCTGCTGCTCGGGCCGAACTGCAGCGTTTCGTTCGCGCAGATGGCTCTGGCGATGGTCCGGAGATCCTCGCCGCGGAGTCTCGCGTGACCCGGGCTCGTCGTGCGGTGACGCGGGCTCAAGCGGATATGGACTTGCTCACCGTCCGCAGCCCAGTTGATGGTCGGGTGCTGCAGGCCAATGCACGGCAGGGCGAGTTTGCGCCCGCGTCGGTTCCCGCAGAGGGCCTGTTTGTCTTGGGACGCAAGGGAACGATGCACCTGCGTGCCGAGATCGATGAGGTCGACATCCCCCGCTTCTCTCCGAGCGCCCGTGCATGGGCATCTCCACGCGGCGATGCAAGCCGACGGATTCTCCTCGAATTCGTTGCCATCGAGCCGTTGGTAGTGCCGAAGCGAAACCTGTCTGGTCGCACGAGCGAGTTGATCGACACGCGCGTGCTCCAGGTCGTATACGCGCTCGACCCGTCGTTCGAATCGCCGGGCATCGGCCAGCAGTTCGACGTCTACGTCGAGGCGACCGGAGCGGGATCGTGA
- a CDS encoding ABC transporter ATP-binding protein: MTTASMPQEKSAGLAFAVRCMGIEKSFRAGETRIKVLRGTDFSAEAGKMTFLVGPSGCGKTTLISVIGAILSCESGELEVLGQDLRAMRGGRLADFRLASLGFIFQQFNLLPALNAEENAALPLVAQGESTSKAEKKARQLLERLGLEGQTRKMPSQLSGGQQQRVAIARALVHEPRLLICDEPTASLDAASGHTVMELLRDVALAGDRSVVVVTHDSRIFEFADRINHMADGRITRTETPDKESRS, from the coding sequence ATGACGACCGCATCCATGCCACAGGAGAAATCCGCCGGACTGGCGTTTGCTGTGCGATGTATGGGTATCGAGAAGTCATTCCGCGCCGGAGAGACACGCATCAAGGTGCTCCGCGGCACAGACTTCTCGGCCGAGGCCGGCAAGATGACCTTCCTTGTCGGCCCCTCGGGCTGCGGCAAGACCACGCTCATCTCGGTCATCGGCGCCATTCTCTCCTGCGAGTCGGGCGAACTTGAGGTGCTTGGCCAGGACCTCCGCGCCATGCGCGGCGGACGACTGGCGGACTTCCGGCTCGCGAGCCTCGGTTTCATCTTCCAGCAGTTCAACCTGTTGCCAGCGCTCAACGCCGAGGAGAACGCCGCGCTTCCGCTCGTCGCCCAAGGCGAGTCGACTTCGAAGGCCGAGAAGAAGGCTCGCCAGTTGCTCGAGCGTCTGGGCCTCGAAGGCCAGACCCGCAAGATGCCCTCCCAGCTCTCGGGTGGCCAGCAGCAGCGCGTGGCCATCGCTCGGGCACTCGTGCACGAGCCCAGATTGCTCATATGCGACGAACCGACGGCATCGCTCGATGCCGCATCGGGCCACACCGTGATGGAACTCCTCCGCGACGTCGCGCTCGCCGGTGACCGATCGGTCGTCGTGGTAACCCACGACAGTCGCATCTTCGAGTTCGCCGACCGCATCAACCACATGGCCGACGGACGCATCACGCGGACCGAAACGCCTGACAAGGAATCGCGATCATGA
- a CDS encoding ABC transporter permease, with translation MLRTALRMLLGDTTKCLGLVFGVALSTLLVCQQVSIFFGLLGRASSVVRDVREADIWVMDPSVKTVDAPFPLRDTALQRVRGVEGVAWAVPFFRANVQVRTREGTLENAIILGIDDASLVGVPDAFLLGSIDDLTMPDSIAVNPAGFRLLFPGQDLDLGRVIELNDQRARIAAIVDASPAFSANLTIYTRYSLATQYTNNGRNQLSFVLAKAADPAERDAVAASIAEQTGLKAVTSDQFRLESIIYILKNTGIPVSFGTVVFLGVLIGIAIVGLTFNQFISENLRQYAALKAIGVRNGRLLLMTLFQAAFVGAIGYGLGLFAASQFFNWPSKNVDALRGFYLLPEVAIGVAVMAIVIVFSSTILSMRRVLVVDPATVFRG, from the coding sequence GTGCTCCGCACCGCACTTCGCATGCTGCTGGGTGATACGACCAAGTGCCTCGGGCTGGTCTTTGGCGTGGCCCTGAGCACGCTGCTGGTGTGCCAGCAGGTGTCGATCTTCTTCGGCCTGCTCGGTCGTGCGTCGAGCGTCGTGCGCGACGTCCGCGAGGCCGACATCTGGGTGATGGACCCCAGCGTGAAGACCGTCGATGCTCCGTTCCCGCTTCGGGACACTGCTCTGCAGCGCGTACGTGGTGTGGAGGGCGTTGCTTGGGCGGTCCCGTTCTTCCGGGCCAACGTGCAGGTGCGCACGCGCGAGGGCACGCTCGAGAACGCGATCATCCTGGGGATCGACGATGCCTCGCTCGTGGGTGTGCCAGACGCCTTTTTATTAGGCTCGATCGATGACCTGACGATGCCCGACAGCATCGCCGTGAACCCCGCGGGCTTCCGGCTGCTCTTCCCCGGGCAAGACCTCGACCTCGGCCGCGTGATCGAGTTGAACGATCAAAGGGCGCGGATCGCCGCGATCGTCGATGCGTCGCCGGCGTTCAGTGCCAACCTCACGATCTACACGCGATACAGCCTGGCTACACAATACACCAACAACGGCCGCAACCAGCTCAGCTTCGTGCTCGCCAAGGCCGCCGATCCAGCCGAGCGCGATGCCGTCGCCGCGAGCATCGCCGAGCAGACCGGGCTCAAGGCCGTCACGAGCGACCAGTTCCGCCTCGAGTCGATCATCTATATCCTCAAGAACACAGGTATTCCCGTGAGTTTTGGCACGGTCGTGTTCCTGGGCGTGCTGATCGGCATCGCTATTGTTGGGCTGACGTTCAACCAGTTCATATCCGAGAACCTGCGTCAGTACGCCGCGCTCAAGGCCATCGGCGTGCGCAATGGGCGACTGCTGCTCATGACGCTCTTCCAGGCCGCGTTCGTCGGTGCCATCGGCTATGGCCTCGGCCTGTTTGCCGCCTCCCAGTTCTTCAACTGGCCATCCAAGAACGTCGACGCCCTGCGTGGCTTTTACCTACTGCCCGAGGTCGCTATCGGCGTGGCGGTCATGGCGATCGTGATCGTCTTCAGTTCCACGATCCTCAGCATGCGGCGCGTGCTGGTCGTCGATCCCGCCACGGTCTTCCGAGGGTGA